The DNA segment CTGTGCGGACCTAGTAAAATAGCCTCCTAAAGCTCCCTTTTGCCTACTAGATCTTTACTGCCAGAGTCTTCCCATGAAACTTGCTGCTTTCTGTTTTTGTCTACTTGGATTGACTTTCCTAAGTCACGGCTGGGGGGATCAGCCCTGGGCAGCCGATCCAGAGTTTGTGGAAAAGAAGATGGCCAAGAGTGGCGGATTTAACTATCGCGAAGCGGATGTGCCGGAATACCAATTGCCGGAAATTCTCAAGAATGAAGCGGGAGAAGTGGTTACCGCTGGCGATTGGCCTGCACGGCGTAGTGAATTGATGGAACTGTTTCGTGAGCACGTTTATGGCCGCCGGCCAGACGTCCCTTATGAAGTTCGATTCGATGTTGTGCATGAGCAGAAGGGGATTTGGGATGGTGCTGCGAATGCTCGAGAAGTGAAAGTGCGGATCCTTGCTGGCGGAAGCGAGTACTCGTATACGTTGCTGGTCTTTGTACCGATTCTGGAGGGCGATAAAGCAGCGAAGCCGTTGCCAACGATCATTCATTTGAACAACCGCGATTTTCCGGATTTCGAAAAAGCGATCGCGGAGCCTGACGATTTCTGGCCGGTTCGAATGATCTGCGAACAAGGGTTTGTAGCGGCTGCTGTGTCGACCAAGCAAATTGATCCCGATGCGAAGAACCGATTTGATGATGGGATTCGTGGCTTTTTGGCGAAGGCTTCGGGGCAGAAACCGACACCGTCCTCGTGGGGAGCTCTTTCGTCTTGGGGCTGGGGCGTTAGTCGTGCAATCGATTACTTGCTGACCATGCCGGAAGTCGACAAAACACGGATCGCGATGGTCGGGCATTCTCGAGGCGGGAAAGCGGCGTTGTGGGCCGCGGCAGAAGATCCAAGGATTGCGATCGCGTATTCCAACAATTCAGGCTGCGGTGGAGCCGCTTTGTCACGACGCCAGTTTGGTGAGACCGTTGACCGGATTACGACTTCGTTTCCGTACTGGTTCTGCGGACGGTTTCGTCAATACGCAAATCAGGAAGCCAAGTTGCCGGTCGACCAACATCAATTGGTCGCCTTGGTGGCTCCGCGGGCGGTCTACATAACCAGTGCCACCGAAGACTTGTGGGCCGACCCTCATGGTGAATACCTAAGTCTGATTGAGGCCGCTCCGGCATTCGAGCTATTGGGCGAGGAGTCGATCGTTCAGCCCACCATGCCTGCCGCAGACAAACAGCGAATCGTCGGCAAGACCGGCTACCACATCCGAACGGGCGGACACGGATTGACCCCCTTTGATTGGCAGCAATTCATGCAATTCGTCAAAGCCCAGTAGAGCCGGCTTAGTGATTGTCGCCTGTCGCTTGGAACGTGAAATTTAACATTGGCGATTACTGTCGTGCGGCAAAGTTTCAAGGCCTCCCATACTTTTTAGGCCCGAAGGGTCGACACAATCACTGCCGGGGGTGAAGCCCCCGGTTGGGGAAAAAGTGCCAGCGAAAAGGCCCGAAGGGCCGACACAAAGACAGAGGGGAATGCGTCCAAATAACGCAACTTCAAAACGCGTTAGCAAGGAATTGTATGAACTGAACGCGATCCCTCGCTGACGCAGCGAGTTGGGATCTTTTGGTGCATTGCTGCACTTCAGCAGCCTATCGGGAAACCGTCAGCAATACTTTCACGTCCCCCGCGAAAGGCTGCAATATTTCGCCGCTTTCGATTAAATCAACAAGCCGCGAGCCGTCCGGCCGTCACGTAGAAAACACAACGTATTTGCCGTGCGGCTTGCGCCGCTCCGCATTTCACCGGATCACCTGTGAAGATATTTCGGGCTAAGACTTGGCCGCGGCTTTAGGCTTCTTCTTTTTCGCAGGCTTCTTCGCCTCCGGTGCCTTAGCGTCAGCCTTCTTCTTGGCATCGGCCGCCTTCTTCACTTCAGCCTTTTTCTTAGCATCCTCTTCCGCTTGCTTCTTGGCATCGGCTGTCTTCTTAGCCTCCGCTTCAGCCTTCTTCTCCTCGGCTTCGTCTAGCTTCTTTTGCCGTTGCATTGGGTTACTGGAGGAGCGTGAAGACTTGTAGAGTTTGAAGCGACTGGGGACCAGTTTAGGTGGCCAGTGGTTGTTGTTGGCTTCGACGTCTGCGGTCTGGCCGCGTGGGTCGACTTCCAAGCTTCGGATGGATTTGTCCGTGATGATCAGCTTGTTGACGGTCTTTGAGTTTTGACGCCAGATTTCAGCGGGGTAGGCCTTGGTTTCTTGGCTTCCGTCTTCATAGGTGATCCCCAGGATGATCGGCATCACGACACCCCCTTCGTTGTTAAAGCGGACGACGTAGAACTGCGTCTTTCGCTTCAGCAATTTGTTCTCTTTGTCATCAAGCGATTCAAGATACTTTTGAAACGACTTGCGAGCTTCTTCGGTGACTTCGTTTTCGTCTTGATCGTTATAGAAATCTTTCAATCCTGGAAATAGCTCGACACGCCTTGGCAGGTCGGCATTCCGTTCTACCGAGAGCGATTCCCGCTTGCCTTCTTTTTCGATGCGTTTTCGTTCGGCCGCTTCATCCGGGTCACCGGGATCGATCTCGTATAACTGAACCGATTCGATTCCGATATCGACATGGTCGGTGCTGTAGAACCAGCCTCTCCAGAACCAGTCCAAGTCAACGCCTGACGCGTCTTCCATCGTGCGAAAGAAATCGGCAGGGGTTGGTCGTCGGAACTTCCAGCGACGGGCATATTCGCGAAACGCAAAATCGAATTGCTCGCGGCCCAGGATGGTTTCTCGCAGAATGTTCAGTGCGGTCGCGGGCTTGGCATAAGCATTGTTGCCAAACTGAAGGATCGATTCGCTGTTCGTCATGATGGGAACTTGATTGCTGCTTCGCATGTAGCTTGCAATGTCGCCCGGTTCACCTCGACGTGATGGGTAGTTCTCTTCCCATTCTTGCTCTGCCAAGTATTGCAGGAAGGTGTTCAACCCTTCGTCCATCCACGTCCATTGGCGTTCGTCGCTATTGACGATCATCGGGAAATAGTTGTGTCCGACTTCGTGGATGATCACGGAGATCAACGCGTACTTGGTTTGTTTCGAATAGGTGCCGTCTTTTTCCGGACGTGGTCCATTGAAACAGATCATCGGATATTCCATTCCATAGACCGGTCCGTTGACGCTGATCGCGGTGGGATAGGGGTACTCGAAGGTGTACCGGTTGTAGACGTTCAGGGTGTGAACAATCGAATGCGTGGAATAGAGGCTCCACAGCGGTTCGGCCTCGTTTGGGTAGTAGGACATCGCCATCACTCGTTTGTCACCGATTGGATGGCCTACCGCATCCCAGATGAATTTTCGGCTGCTGGCGAAAGCGAAATCTCGCACGTTCTCTGCATGGAAGACCCATGTCTTGGTCTCTTTTGCCCGGGAGGATTCGTTTTCTTTCGCTTCCTCTGGGGTGATAACGAACATCGGTTCTTTGGCGGTTTTCGCTTTGTTGAACCGTTCTCGCTGGGTGGCGTTCAGGACTTTGTCTGCATTCTGCAGTACGCCGGTCGCGGCGACCACATGGTCCGCGGGTGTCGTGATCCGAACTTTATAATCGCCCAGTTCCAGCGTAAATTCGCCGCGTCCGAGAAACTGTTTGTGCTGCCAGCCGGTGTAATCGGTAAACGCGACGGCGCGAGGAAACCATTGGGCGATTTCGTAGATGTAGTTCTTGTCATCGGGAAAGTATTCGAATCCGCTGCGAGCGCGGATGTGTTTGCTGTTCACGATGTTGAACGCATAGTCGATGCTTAGGCTGGCGGTTTTGCCTGGTTTGATCGGGGCCGGCAGATCGATCCGCATCATCGTTTTGACGATCGTGTAGTCCAGTTTGTTTCCCTTCTTGTCCTCCACGCGGCTGATCTTGTATCCCCCCTCAAATTCTCCGCGGGCAAGCAGGGCTTCCAGGGTGGCGAACCCGACTCGACCTGAAAGCGAAGGAGCGGTTGCCGTCAGCACCGCGTCCGATTCGGGTTCAAATTGATTCTGGTCCAATTGCAACCAGATATAGCGGAGCTCGTGCGGAGATTGATTGTGGTAGTCAATCTGGACGGTCCCTTCCAATCGCTGATGCTGGTCGTCCAGTTTGACATCGATCTGATAGTCCGCACGCTGCTGCCAGTAATTGGGCCCCGGTTCGCCCGCGGCCGTGCGGTACATGTTCGGAGTCGGCAGCCATTCTTCCAATTGGCGGAAGGCATCGGGCTGGTTTTCAAATTTGTTATTGGGTAGCGGTTGTGCGGACGCTGGGAGGACGCCACTTATCGAATACAACAGGCCGACAAAGAACAAACAGGCGGCACGAAACGCGAACGAGCTAGCGATGGAATTCATGATGCGAAAAACAGAATGCAAGAAGCGGAGGCCGGAAGTGGCATCTGTACGTAGTGAAAGCGATCAACGATGATTGGGAGAGTACCTATTGTAACCCGTTGCGCTAAGGAAAGTTGATCACTGTGCAGGTCTTGTACGAAGATAATCACCTTCTGGTTGTCAATAAACCGGCAGGCATCGCAACCATGGGGACACCTGATTCCGATACCGTTTACTCGTGGGCTGGGGCTTACTTAAAGCAGAAGTACAACAAGCCGGGGAACGTATTTGTTGGGATCGTTAGTCGACTGGATTCCTTCACCAGCGGGGTGCTGGTGTTGGCTAGAACCAGTAAGTCCGCTTCTCGGTTGTCGGAGCAGTTTCGTGAATCGACGGTTGAGAAAACGTACCTTGCCGTCGTTGAAGGGAAGTTGGAGCCTCCAAGCGATCCTCAGGTGGATTGGCACGAATGGTCGGATTGGGTGCTGAAGGACGAATCGGCACACCGGATGCGAACGGTTTCAAAAGGGCAAAAAGGGGCTCAAGAGGCGAGGCTGAAGTGGCGGATTGTCCGTCGTTGGGGAGACCGTACCCTGGTCGAAGTGAAATTGCTGACGGGGAGGAAACACCAGATTCGAGTCCAGTTTTCTTCTCGCGGGTACGCCGTTTGGGGGGACCGGAAATACGATGCAAAAAAAAGAATGGAGCGTGGTATCGCGCTGCATTCCTGTCGAATTCAGTTTTTGCATCCCACAAAAAAGGATAAAATGGAGTTCACGGCCGAACCCCCCGCTTCCTGGCGGTCACTGCTAGGATGATTGCGATGTGGACGGTTTGGCGTTGGAAGTACTTCTGAAAAAGCTTCTTCCTGAAAAAGTCCCGGTAGTCCCCGGCACCCACCGTCACGTTCCAGCGTAGTCGTCACAAGTCTTGGTTCTTATCAGCCTGCCTTAACCCGTTTTTATAATCGGATAAATCGATGAAGCCGAGTGTCGAGAGCAATGGCAACTTCTTCCGTGCCACCGCTGAGGATCGAGAGGTCTTTGAGAGAACTGGTTGCTTGATGGTGCGGGGACTGTTTAATCCGTCAGAAGCGAAGTTGTTGAACGAAGTCGCACGGCGAGACTCCGACATGGAAAGAGCCGCGACCGCGCGGAGCGATGCCGCGGGGGGACGTACTGTGTTGGCGGTCCGAGACGATCTGGGCGACGATCTGTTTAGCACCATCGCTTGTTGTCAGCGTGTTGCAGACAACGCGGCTTACCTGATGGACGAAGAGGTCTACCACTACCATCACAAATTGATGCAAAAGGAACCTCGCGTCGGCGGGGCTTGGGAATGGCATCAGGATTATGGCTATTGGTACAACTACGGCTGCTTATCGCCGAGGATGCTCAGTTGCTACATCGCGATCGACCGGGCATCCAAGTCGAATGGGTGTCTGCAGACGATCCCAGGTTCCCATCATCTGGGGCGACTGGACCATGGCAAAGTGGGCGGCCAGACCGGCGCGGAACTGGAACGGGTAGAAGCGATCCTGGAAACGATGCCGCTTGAGTACGCAGAAATGGAACCGGGCGATGGATTGTTCTTTCATGCCAGCGTTTTGCATCGCTCGGATCAAAACAAGAGCGAAGACCCGCGATGGTCGTTCATCGTCTGTTTCAACACACGAAGCAATTCGCCCTATAAAAAGATTCGGCATAACGGCTATCAGCCATTGCAAGTCGTCGACGACGCGGCGGTGATGGCGTTCGCACAATAGAGCAGCGCGGGGTGCCGGCAGATCTTGCGCATTGGCCTTCACTCTTCGTAAACAGAAGAGTGAAGGCAGCTGACAGCTAACGATGAATTTTCGGTGCTTAGCTGGCTTTGGAGTCGCTGGTTGCAGCGGCTCCGCTGGCTGGGGTGTCGCGGAGTAGTTTGGTGTACTCGTCGACTCCGTCTTGTTCTTCCTTGAGGATGTCTTCTAGGAAGATGACCAAAGCGCGATCGCCTTCGGCGAGGTCGAGTGCCTGGTTGTACATTTCAACCGCTTTCGCTTCGAACGCGAGGCTGAATTCTAGGACTTCTTTCAGGTCACGACTTTGCTTGATTTCATTGCGGGTCGCCACAGGAACGCCGCCCAGGGCAACGATCTTTTCGCCGACCAGCTGAGCGTGCTTGAACGATTCTTTTGCGTCCCCCAGGAAGTGGTCTGCGTAGACCTGTCGCCAAACACCTTCGATGATGAAGCTGGCCTGTGAGTACTGTGCGACTCCGGTCCATTCGTGTTTGAGGATTTCGTTTAGTTGGTTGATGATTGCTTTGCGATCCATGATTTTTTCCCGTGCGAAGAGACCGAATTGGTAAGTCTTATTGTAATATTATCGCTTGTTATCGAATTCGACGAGATGCGACTGGGACAAATTCGGCAGCCAAGTTCGCCCGCCACCTCCTCGCTGAGAGATTCCGGGATAGAATCTAGTCATGAAATTGACCGGACATGTGATTGTATTAGTAGCCAAGCTTTTCAGCGGTTGCACGGTGCGCTGGGTGGGATGTCAGCCAGACACCTGCCAGCGAATCTATTTTGCCAATCACACCAGTCATTTAGATGCGGTGGTGCTGTGGTCAGCGTTGCCGAAACATTTGCGTGCGGTAACACGGCCGGTCGCTGCGAAGGATTATTGGGGCAAAGGGCGTTTTCGCCCACATATTGCCGAGTCGTTCAACGCGATGCTTATCGACCGCAAAGAGATCAAGGTCCATCGCAGCCCGGTCGACGTGATGATCCGCGAGATGGGGGACGTCTATTCGCTGATTGTCTTTCCCGAAGGGGGCCGAGCCAGTGGCGAAGAGATGGGGGAATTCAAGAGTGGGCTGTATTATCTGGGCAAAAAACGCCCCGATCTGGAACTTGTCCCTGTCTGCATCGACAATGTGAACCGAATTTTACCTCGCGGAGAGGTCTTGCCGGTTCCTCTTTTAAGCTGCATTACGATCGGGCCTCCTATCTTTTTAGAGGCAGGCGAGCCCAAAACGGTATTTCTTAAGCGAGCTCGTGAAGCGGTGCGATCTTTACGCGAGCGGTAATCCGCTTCTATTCGAGTATATCGTCTCGGAGGTCGTCTTCGGTAAGCACGCGGAAACCTTTTGCGTTCAGCGTTTCGGTCGCCAAGTCGATATTGTCGACCATGATCGCCATGGCGGGCTGCCCATGGATACGAGCCAGCAGCGGGTAGGCCTGGATGATGTTGATCTCAGCCGCCAGCAACGCGGTGCAGACCCGTAGGATCGGCTGAGGGCTGTCTGGCAGTTCGACCCCCAGCAAATCGGATTCGATGATCGCCAGACCGGCTCGTTCAAGCAGTTCGCGGCCTCGTTCGTAGTCGCTTAGGACCAATCGAACGAAAGCGCATTCGGCTGAATCATTGATCGAGATCGCAGCAACACGGATCCCGGTCCCTTCAAAACGGCGGACCACTTCTTGCAGTTGCCCAACGCGATTCTCCAAAAATACCGTAAATTGCCGGATCGTTGGATATCCTCGTCCTCGCATCGTTTCAAACTTGGTGCCCGATCCTTCGCCAGTTGTCATCGCCGTCTCAATCGTTGGGGTTGCTTGCGGGGGTACTGGCCGACAGTTTAGGCTGCTGCCTCGATCAAGGCAAACGTCTTGAAATCCTGTCACCGCGGAGAAATGCCCCCCAATGCTTTCCGAACACACCCTGCAGTTTCGTGTTGAGTATTTCCAGACGGACGGACAGCGACGAGTCCACCATGGGAATTACATAGATTTTTTCGAACGTGGCCGAGTCGAAATGCTCCGCGCCGCAGGGATGAACTACAAGGATCTTGAGGCCGAAGGGCTGATGCTGGTCGTTACCGAGATGAACGTCAAATATTT comes from the Roseimaritima multifibrata genome and includes:
- a CDS encoding alpha/beta hydrolase family protein, whose protein sequence is MKLAAFCFCLLGLTFLSHGWGDQPWAADPEFVEKKMAKSGGFNYREADVPEYQLPEILKNEAGEVVTAGDWPARRSELMELFREHVYGRRPDVPYEVRFDVVHEQKGIWDGAANAREVKVRILAGGSEYSYTLLVFVPILEGDKAAKPLPTIIHLNNRDFPDFEKAIAEPDDFWPVRMICEQGFVAAAVSTKQIDPDAKNRFDDGIRGFLAKASGQKPTPSSWGALSSWGWGVSRAIDYLLTMPEVDKTRIAMVGHSRGGKAALWAAAEDPRIAIAYSNNSGCGGAALSRRQFGETVDRITTSFPYWFCGRFRQYANQEAKLPVDQHQLVALVAPRAVYITSATEDLWADPHGEYLSLIEAAPAFELLGEESIVQPTMPAADKQRIVGKTGYHIRTGGHGLTPFDWQQFMQFVKAQ
- a CDS encoding M1 family metallopeptidase, giving the protein MNSIASSFAFRAACLFFVGLLYSISGVLPASAQPLPNNKFENQPDAFRQLEEWLPTPNMYRTAAGEPGPNYWQQRADYQIDVKLDDQHQRLEGTVQIDYHNQSPHELRYIWLQLDQNQFEPESDAVLTATAPSLSGRVGFATLEALLARGEFEGGYKISRVEDKKGNKLDYTIVKTMMRIDLPAPIKPGKTASLSIDYAFNIVNSKHIRARSGFEYFPDDKNYIYEIAQWFPRAVAFTDYTGWQHKQFLGRGEFTLELGDYKVRITTPADHVVAATGVLQNADKVLNATQRERFNKAKTAKEPMFVITPEEAKENESSRAKETKTWVFHAENVRDFAFASSRKFIWDAVGHPIGDKRVMAMSYYPNEAEPLWSLYSTHSIVHTLNVYNRYTFEYPYPTAISVNGPVYGMEYPMICFNGPRPEKDGTYSKQTKYALISVIIHEVGHNYFPMIVNSDERQWTWMDEGLNTFLQYLAEQEWEENYPSRRGEPGDIASYMRSSNQVPIMTNSESILQFGNNAYAKPATALNILRETILGREQFDFAFREYARRWKFRRPTPADFFRTMEDASGVDLDWFWRGWFYSTDHVDIGIESVQLYEIDPGDPDEAAERKRIEKEGKRESLSVERNADLPRRVELFPGLKDFYNDQDENEVTEEARKSFQKYLESLDDKENKLLKRKTQFYVVRFNNEGGVVMPIILGITYEDGSQETKAYPAEIWRQNSKTVNKLIITDKSIRSLEVDPRGQTADVEANNNHWPPKLVPSRFKLYKSSRSSSNPMQRQKKLDEAEEKKAEAEAKKTADAKKQAEEDAKKKAEVKKAADAKKKADAKAPEAKKPAKKKKPKAAAKS
- a CDS encoding RluA family pseudouridine synthase — encoded protein: MQVLYEDNHLLVVNKPAGIATMGTPDSDTVYSWAGAYLKQKYNKPGNVFVGIVSRLDSFTSGVLVLARTSKSASRLSEQFRESTVEKTYLAVVEGKLEPPSDPQVDWHEWSDWVLKDESAHRMRTVSKGQKGAQEARLKWRIVRRWGDRTLVEVKLLTGRKHQIRVQFSSRGYAVWGDRKYDAKKRMERGIALHSCRIQFLHPTKKDKMEFTAEPPASWRSLLG
- a CDS encoding phytanoyl-CoA dioxygenase family protein, with protein sequence MKPSVESNGNFFRATAEDREVFERTGCLMVRGLFNPSEAKLLNEVARRDSDMERAATARSDAAGGRTVLAVRDDLGDDLFSTIACCQRVADNAAYLMDEEVYHYHHKLMQKEPRVGGAWEWHQDYGYWYNYGCLSPRMLSCYIAIDRASKSNGCLQTIPGSHHLGRLDHGKVGGQTGAELERVEAILETMPLEYAEMEPGDGLFFHASVLHRSDQNKSEDPRWSFIVCFNTRSNSPYKKIRHNGYQPLQVVDDAAVMAFAQ
- a CDS encoding ferritin-like domain-containing protein, which translates into the protein MDRKAIINQLNEILKHEWTGVAQYSQASFIIEGVWRQVYADHFLGDAKESFKHAQLVGEKIVALGGVPVATRNEIKQSRDLKEVLEFSLAFEAKAVEMYNQALDLAEGDRALVIFLEDILKEEQDGVDEYTKLLRDTPASGAAATSDSKAS
- a CDS encoding lysophospholipid acyltransferase family protein: MKLTGHVIVLVAKLFSGCTVRWVGCQPDTCQRIYFANHTSHLDAVVLWSALPKHLRAVTRPVAAKDYWGKGRFRPHIAESFNAMLIDRKEIKVHRSPVDVMIREMGDVYSLIVFPEGGRASGEEMGEFKSGLYYLGKKRPDLELVPVCIDNVNRILPRGEVLPVPLLSCITIGPPIFLEAGEPKTVFLKRAREAVRSLRER
- a CDS encoding acetolactate synthase, translating into MTTGEGSGTKFETMRGRGYPTIRQFTVFLENRVGQLQEVVRRFEGTGIRVAAISINDSAECAFVRLVLSDYERGRELLERAGLAIIESDLLGVELPDSPQPILRVCTALLAAEINIIQAYPLLARIHGQPAMAIMVDNIDLATETLNAKGFRVLTEDDLRDDILE
- a CDS encoding acyl-CoA thioesterase, which translates into the protein MLSEHTLQFRVEYFQTDGQRRVHHGNYIDFFERGRVEMLRAAGMNYKDLEAEGLMLVVTEMNVKYFAAAEFDDLLTQTTRTLEIRGVRIRHEYKIYRDETLLVSGESTIACVDQTGRPRRLPAFFRRTN